The genomic stretch TCCTGTGATAGGAGATGCCGTAGTTGAGTGGATAAGAGGCGACTATGCAGTTAGCGACTCGACTCTAACACGCTTTTTCATGCTTCACGTATGCTTACTTCCGCTTGTTTTAATCGCTGTTATCGCACTTCACTTCTATACACTTAGAATTCCTCACGTAAACAACGAAACAGGCGAGGAGATAGACTTTGACGTAGAAGCTGAAAAATACCTAAAAGGCGACAAGGCAAACGCGAAGGTTATACCTTTCTGGCCGGGATTTTTAGCAAAAGACTTCATGTATATCGGATTTTTCATGATCTTTTTCTTCTATCTTGTGTGCTTTCACTTCAACTTCGCGATGGATCCGATCAACTTTGAGCCGGGCAACCCTCTAAAAACTCCACCACACATCTATCCTGAGTGGTATTTCTTGTGGCAGTATGAAATTTTACGCGGATTTTTCTTTGATATATTTGGCTTTTCTGCTTACAATATCGGTCTTATCGCGTTTGCATTTGCAGGTATCGCGCTATTTTTCATGCCGATATACGATAGAAGCGACGTTGTTGCTCCTGCGCACGAGAGAAAAGGCTTTTTCGTATGGTTCTGGTTACTAGTGATAGATATGATAGTTCTTACGATATTTGGAAAGCTTCCTGCAGACGGAGTTACAATGGGAATTTCAAATTCATGGATAGGATTTTACTCAACGATTACATTCTTTATCTTGCTTCTTGTGGTACTACCTATCATAACTACGCTTGAAAAGAAAAGGGGTGGCAAATGAGAGAGCTAAAAATTCTTATAGTTGTTGTTGTTCTATCACTGATAACATACTGGGGCATTGAGCCTTACGCTCACTCGATCATGCATCCTAAGGTAGATCCTGTTAATTACAACTTTGCCGAGGGCGACGTAAAGCAAGCTGAAGTAGTAGTTAGCAAAAGAGAGGCT from Campylobacter sp. RM16189 encodes the following:
- a CDS encoding cytochrome bc complex cytochrome b subunit; translation: MAQIRKSTGIMDWLDQRIALNKMMKVLVSEYWIPKNINFLWAMGVILTTLFVLLLVTGFLLMMYYKPDINLAFDSVNYTIMKEVEYGWLWRHIHAVAASVIFLIIYIHTFTAIYYGSYKKGRELIWVSGMLLFILFSAEAFSGYMLPWGQMSYWAAMVITNLFGGIPVIGDAVVEWIRGDYAVSDSTLTRFFMLHVCLLPLVLIAVIALHFYTLRIPHVNNETGEEIDFDVEAEKYLKGDKANAKVIPFWPGFLAKDFMYIGFFMIFFFYLVCFHFNFAMDPINFEPGNPLKTPPHIYPEWYFLWQYEILRGFFFDIFGFSAYNIGLIAFAFAGIALFFMPIYDRSDVVAPAHERKGFFVWFWLLVIDMIVLTIFGKLPADGVTMGISNSWIGFYSTITFFILLLVVLPIITTLEKKRGGK